A DNA window from Christiangramia salexigens contains the following coding sequences:
- the truA gene encoding tRNA pseudouridine(38-40) synthase TruA, with product MHRKRFYYFIKIQYLGYRLHGWQKQPDVRTVEGLITKTFRWVLPEAKLKILGSSRTDAMVSAGESAFELFIVNEPLEDPEAFLKLFNKNLPQDIRALSIQEVDSKFNIIQHSKIKEYAYIFSIGEKFHPFCAPFMANFQEELDIEKMKEGAKLFQGVHNFKNYCVRVSEKSTFKREIIRSEIVENDLYTANFFPEKSYVFHIHGAGFLRHQVRLMMGAMVLLGRGELSLSDIENSLKEDTPQFQMDFIAPASGLILNKVEFD from the coding sequence TTGCATAGAAAACGATTCTATTACTTCATTAAAATTCAATATTTAGGCTATAGATTACATGGGTGGCAGAAACAACCCGATGTGAGAACGGTAGAAGGCCTAATTACAAAAACCTTTAGATGGGTACTTCCGGAAGCAAAACTTAAGATCCTGGGCTCAAGTCGCACCGATGCCATGGTGTCGGCGGGCGAATCTGCCTTTGAATTGTTTATTGTCAATGAACCGCTGGAAGATCCGGAAGCTTTCCTCAAATTGTTCAATAAGAATTTACCTCAGGATATACGCGCGTTGAGCATACAAGAAGTAGATTCTAAATTCAACATTATTCAACATTCCAAGATCAAGGAATATGCTTATATATTCAGCATTGGTGAAAAATTCCATCCTTTCTGTGCACCATTTATGGCTAATTTCCAGGAAGAACTGGATATTGAAAAAATGAAAGAAGGCGCAAAGTTATTTCAGGGCGTTCATAATTTTAAGAATTACTGTGTAAGAGTTTCCGAAAAGAGTACGTTTAAGCGTGAAATTATACGCTCAGAGATCGTTGAAAATGATCTTTATACTGCCAATTTCTTTCCTGAAAAATCTTATGTTTTTCATATTCATGGTGCTGGCTTTTTAAGACATCAGGTTAGATTAATGATGGGAGCCATGGTGCTTCTGGGCAGGGGAGAGCTTAGTCTTTCTGATATTGAAAATAGTTTAAAGGAGGATACACCCCAATTCCAAATGGATTTCATCGCACCTGCATCGGGCCTGATTTTGAATAAGGTCGAATTTGATTAA
- the corA gene encoding magnesium/cobalt transporter CorA, producing the protein MAKRRKLLLRRPKTSKTVNQIPGTMTYVGHKELTETKLDVIDYNLESFERYTSNSPEDAFKFVDEERVTWFNIDGLNNIKDIEKLGEYYELHPLVMEDIVNTGQRPKIEEYQDYLFVVAKMLYYKNGDIENEHISMIVGKNYILTFQESNGDVFDPVRERIETSKGRIRGRSADYLMFALLDSIIDNYFLVIDDMSDRIEALEESLFTSKPSDDITYEIQDLKRNILRIRRAVFPLREVISRLEKLENDLIDPKTSNYIRDLYDHIIQISENIEIYREMIWGLMDMYMTTISNRMNEVMKVLTIMASIFIPLTFIAGIYGMNFEYIPELQWKYSYFVLWGIMIIIFLLMLYYFKRKKWL; encoded by the coding sequence ATGGCCAAAAGAAGAAAGTTATTGCTTCGTCGTCCTAAAACTTCCAAAACTGTAAACCAGATCCCGGGAACCATGACCTATGTAGGTCATAAAGAGCTTACCGAAACCAAGCTTGATGTTATCGATTATAATTTAGAGTCCTTTGAAAGATATACTTCCAACAGCCCGGAAGATGCCTTTAAATTTGTGGATGAGGAAAGGGTTACCTGGTTTAATATAGACGGTCTTAATAATATCAAGGATATTGAAAAACTTGGTGAATATTACGAATTGCATCCGCTGGTGATGGAGGATATCGTAAACACCGGGCAACGTCCTAAAATAGAGGAATATCAGGATTACCTTTTTGTAGTAGCCAAGATGCTTTATTACAAGAATGGCGATATAGAAAATGAACATATTAGCATGATCGTAGGTAAGAATTACATTCTTACTTTTCAGGAATCTAATGGTGATGTTTTTGATCCGGTTAGGGAACGTATAGAAACCTCCAAAGGGCGTATAAGAGGTCGCTCTGCAGATTACCTGATGTTTGCATTACTGGATTCTATTATAGATAATTACTTTCTGGTGATAGACGATATGAGCGATCGCATAGAAGCTCTCGAGGAAAGCCTGTTTACTTCAAAACCCAGTGATGATATTACATATGAAATTCAGGACCTGAAAAGAAATATTCTAAGAATAAGACGTGCTGTATTTCCACTGAGGGAGGTGATAAGCAGGCTGGAAAAGCTTGAAAATGATCTTATAGATCCAAAGACGAGTAATTATATCAGGGATCTGTATGATCATATCATTCAAATTTCAGAAAATATCGAGATCTATCGTGAAATGATCTGGGGACTTATGGATATGTATATGACGACCATTAGTAACCGAATGAACGAGGTGATGAAGGTATTGACCATTATGGCAAGTATCTTTATTCCTCTAACGTTTATAGCCGGTATTTACGGAATGAACTTCGAGTATATCCCGGAATTGCAATGGAAGTATAGTTATTTCGTACTTTGGGGAATAATGATCATTATTTTCCTGTTGATGCTTTATTACTTTAAGAGGAAAAAGTGGTTATAA